GGCTTGACAGTCACGGCTTTGCTGTATGGGATGAGTTCGCTTATGTTTGAGATAAATTTAACAGAATGCCTGAAAACTCCTCTCGTCTGGAGTTGAGCGGATCGCGACAATTTACATCTTGGCTAGCCCAACAGCACCTGAGTCTAGCCTTCACAACCTATCAAGCCGGAAAGGTATTTTGGATTGGGATTCAACCCAACGGACAGCTATCGGTCTTTGAACGCACCTTCGAACGCTGCATGGGCTTGACCGTCCATCACAATAGCCTTTACCTCAGTACGCTCTATCAACTGTGGCGCTTTGAAAATAGCCTCAGTCCTGGGCAAGATTATCAGGGCTATGATGCCGTCTATGTGCCGCAGATGTCCTACATCACCGGTGATTTAGACATCCATGATGTGGTGATGACAGAGGGCAACCCCCGCCCAGTTTTTGTCAATACGCTGTTTAGCTGCTTAGCAACTGTCAGTGAAACCCATAGCTTTGTCCCCTTGTGGCAACCACCCTTTATCAGCAAGCTAGCTGCCGAAGATCGCTGTCATCTCAATGGGTTGGCGCTGCGGGATGGGCAACCGCGATACGTGACGAGCGTGAGCCGCAGTGATGTGGCCGATGGCTGGCGCGACCATCGCAGTGATGGTGGTTGCGTCATTGACATTGAGAGCAACGAAATCATTGCCACAGAGCTA
The genomic region above belongs to Leptolyngbya sp. CCY15150 and contains:
- a CDS encoding TIGR03032 family protein translates to MPENSSRLELSGSRQFTSWLAQQHLSLAFTTYQAGKVFWIGIQPNGQLSVFERTFERCMGLTVHHNSLYLSTLYQLWRFENSLSPGQDYQGYDAVYVPQMSYITGDLDIHDVVMTEGNPRPVFVNTLFSCLATVSETHSFVPLWQPPFISKLAAEDRCHLNGLALRDGQPRYVTSVSRSDVADGWRDHRSDGGCVIDIESNEIIATELSMPHSPRWYRDRLWLLNSGTGEFGTIDPATGQFEAVTFCPGYLRGLAFAGDFAIVGLSEPRHNKSFQGLALDAALVQKAAEPRCGIGVIDLRSGDLVHSLRIEGTVSELYDVVSIPAVQRPMAIGIRSDEIRHVISMGEG